Proteins co-encoded in one Spirosoma endbachense genomic window:
- the mraY gene encoding phospho-N-acetylmuramoyl-pentapeptide-transferase, with protein sequence MLYYLFHLLDERYNFPGAGVFQYISFRALGAVITSLLIAAIFGRRIIDILRNLQIGESIRDLGLEGQMQKRGTPTMGGFIILASLLIPALLFAKLSNVYVVLALVSTVWTGLIGFLDDYIKVFKKNKEGLQGKFKVVGQVGLGLIVGLTLSFNDYVKIRKYAPRLLSTSTVPDIYTDIKSTLTTVPFVKNNEFDYSSLLFGVVPDSYTWIVYVLICIFIITAVSNGANITDGIDGLAAGTSVIIGLTIGVLAYLSGNKVFSQYLNIMYIPNAGELVIFCAAFVGACVGFLWYNSYPAQVFMGDTGSLMLGGVIAVLFLAIRKELMIPIICGIFLVELVSVIMQVSYFKYTKRKYGEGRRIFLMSPLHHHFQKKGYHEAKLVTRFWIIGIILAVLALATLKLR encoded by the coding sequence CGGGCGCTTGGTGCTGTCATAACCTCCCTGCTCATTGCCGCTATCTTTGGTCGTCGCATTATCGATATACTCCGCAATCTTCAGATTGGAGAATCTATTCGCGATCTGGGTTTGGAAGGGCAGATGCAAAAGCGGGGTACGCCAACCATGGGTGGATTTATTATTCTGGCATCGCTGCTGATTCCTGCACTGCTTTTTGCGAAACTGTCCAATGTATATGTCGTTCTTGCGCTTGTGTCGACCGTATGGACAGGATTAATTGGGTTTCTAGATGACTATATCAAGGTTTTCAAGAAAAATAAAGAGGGACTACAAGGTAAGTTTAAGGTTGTTGGACAGGTTGGTCTGGGGTTGATTGTTGGTCTCACATTATCCTTCAACGACTATGTTAAAATCCGCAAATACGCTCCCCGACTGCTGAGCACATCGACGGTGCCTGATATTTATACTGATATCAAGTCAACACTCACGACGGTTCCATTCGTTAAGAACAACGAATTTGATTACAGCTCACTGCTATTCGGCGTCGTGCCCGATAGTTATACCTGGATTGTCTATGTCCTGATCTGCATTTTTATTATTACGGCGGTTTCCAATGGGGCCAATATCACCGATGGTATCGACGGTTTGGCCGCTGGTACGTCCGTCATTATTGGGTTGACAATTGGTGTTCTGGCCTACCTGTCGGGTAATAAAGTTTTCTCGCAGTACCTGAATATCATGTACATCCCCAATGCGGGCGAACTGGTAATTTTCTGTGCAGCCTTCGTTGGCGCCTGCGTCGGTTTTTTGTGGTACAACTCTTATCCTGCGCAGGTATTCATGGGCGATACCGGTAGCCTGATGCTGGGAGGGGTGATAGCCGTATTATTTCTGGCTATTCGAAAAGAGCTGATGATTCCCATTATCTGTGGCATTTTTCTGGTCGAGCTGGTGTCGGTAATTATGCAGGTGAGCTATTTTAAATACACCAAACGCAAGTATGGTGAAGGTAGGCGAATCTTCCTGATGTCGCCCCTACACCATCATTTTCAGAAGAAAGGCTACCATGAAGCTAAACTGGTAACACGCTTCTGGATTATCGGAATTATCCTGGCCGTTCTGGCCTTAGCGACATTGAAACTGCGGTAA
- a CDS encoding nucleotidyltransferase: protein MANLFNPDFQDFVEALRRQDVRYVLVGGYSVILHGYNRTTGDMDILVEKSAENYARLVRAFHDFGMPTFDMTADNYLNNPAFDVFTFGRPPVAIDILTTMKGVAFEEVFLQAFDAEVDGLTIRLIHYNDLIRAKQAAGRARDLNDIEQLKKSRE, encoded by the coding sequence ATGGCTAACTTATTTAATCCTGATTTTCAGGATTTTGTGGAAGCTTTACGAAGACAAGACGTCCGATATGTGTTAGTTGGCGGTTACTCGGTTATCCTGCATGGCTACAATCGAACAACTGGTGATATGGACATTCTTGTAGAAAAGTCTGCCGAAAACTATGCACGACTAGTCAGGGCTTTCCATGACTTCGGAATGCCAACTTTTGATATGACTGCTGATAACTACTTGAATAACCCTGCTTTCGATGTGTTCACATTTGGCCGCCCTCCTGTGGCTATCGATATTTTAACCACCATGAAAGGAGTGGCTTTTGAGGAGGTTTTTTTACAGGCTTTTGACGCAGAGGTAGATGGGTTAACAATACGACTTATTCATTATAATGACCTTATTCGTGCCAAACAAGCAGCAGGACGTGCGCGAGACTTGAACGATATTGAGCAATTAAAAAAGAGCCGGGAATAA